CTGCACAATAACATCAATATCTGCTTGAATCCCCTTCAATCGCTCCTGGCATTGGCGTGCATATTCCTCGTCAATGTTCAGAATGTTGTCAGCCAGGTAGTTGAGCACCTCATCAAACACTTGATTGGCATCCTCAAGATTGGCGCAGTCAGCAATCTGGCAGCGGACCATGTTCATGTTGAGCGTTTCTTTCAGCGACTCACAGGCTTTAAGATTGTCGGTTCTGCGGCTGTGGTTAATCACCATGAAGGCTCTGCCAGGGAGATTGTTTAAGGCTTGGGCGGCGGTATCGTACAGGTCTGTGTCGATCTTGCGCCACTGATACCGTTGGGGGTCGGGCCTAGTCAGAAAAACAACTACATCCACGGTCTTGCCGAGGGTTTCCAGCATGATTTTCTCGTCACCTAGCTTGGAATCCCCCAATCCAGGAACGTCCACTAGGGCAACCTGCCCCACATCGGTATTGCCAAAGGGGCAGAAGATTTTGACCTCTCTTACCGCCAAATGCTTGAAGGACTCCAGATCACCGTGAGTATTGCGTTCTTGGCGAACGTAGCTGGGGACCTCATCAACGGGGATAGACCGCTCCTGCGGCTCGGCCCCAAAGGAGAGCAGGTGCCTATAGTGGGGCAGGTTTTGGTGATAGTCGTGCTTGAGGTGTTTGTAAATGGCCTCATCGGTAGCACGGGTTGGCATCTGATCGGGCAGTGCCGCGTGTTCAAACTCATCAATGCTGTAGGGCAGCGGGTCTAAGTTAAGCGCCTGGTAGTAGGGATGGATCACCTCTTCCAGAAAGGTATTCTCCGAATGGAAGACCACCTTAACCTCCACCGGACCTTCCCGATTGGTAACGAGGCTGCGTACCGCCGTGCAAGCCGCCCCCTCATAGGCCGGAATTTCTCGGTCTGTCAGGCAGCTTAGGCTTTTGAGCAGGGTGCTTTTGCCTTGCCCCATCAGGCCGATCACGCCAATATTCAGAGTCTCGCGGGAGAAACGGCCTCTCAGCTTCGATAAAACTAGCAACTCTGCCCGAATTCGCCCTTGTAAATCACCAAACTTAATCGCCTGTAAGTGTTCTGTCACCTTGGGTTCGATGTGCTCTTGCAGCAGGGCATCCCGCCGAGACTCCAAGCTATACAAGGCTGAGGCTCTAGCCTGGAGTTCTCGCTCAACCATCGCCATTTTTTCTGGCAGGTAACTAGAACGGCGTTCGATGATACTGGCAACACGGTTGGCTCTGGAAGTCATAGGAATTGAAGAGGTGAATGCTGTAAAAAAGAATTCAGAAATTTCTGGGACAGGGCTACAACTCTTTCAGTTGTAGCCTTAGGACTGTGAAGATGCCTAGACATACCGCGTCTCTGCCTAAAGTGCCCTGCCTGGTCAGAAGCCTATCGTTCAAGCCTGATCTGCTGTACCGCAACGAGACTTGTCTATTGCTGGGATCTTCAGCCTAGGCCAACATTAGGGTTTCGGTACAAGAGCTTAGTGGTGCAGAAAACTTCTGAAAGCCTTATGAATAAATAATTCTTGCCGAGACAGAAGATTTGAGATTTCTCAAGGAATTAAACGAAGGCAGTGGGTTTCAGCCGCTATTTTAACCATCTGGGCCGTCCATCATGAGACTCAAAAAAGTTTTCTGCACCAATAAGGGTACAAGAGTTTCGGTTTTGGTGGCGAGTTGGATGAGGACGTCGTTGATGTTAGCCTCAGCGTCGTCGAAGAACATCAAGGGTAATTGCTCAACTCAGTAGCCAATCAGCCTGGTTTGAGGTAAGGGCACGAGAAATGGCCTCGAAGGCAGACATACCCTGCCGACGAGCGGTGTTCACCAGCGAGCGCACCTGGGCAAACAACTCTGCGCCCCAGTCGGAGCGAAAGCCATGGGTGACCTTGCGAAAGACCACACTCCATCGCAGGGCTTGCTCACTGGCATTATTGGTCGGCGGCACCGTCTCATCGTCTAGGAACAGCAGCAGATGCTCCCGAATCTTCACGTAGCGTTTGAGCAATTGCTGACCCTCGAGGGACTTGGGCTTCAGATTCAAGATCTCCCGTAGGCTGCCTCTCAATCGAGACCGGTACTGCTGAAGGGTTGATTCAGCCAACTGATGTCGTCGTCGGTTCACGGCAATCGCGCGCAGTAACAACCGCTTCATCCGAGGGGCAAACAGGTCATCACCTGCGTCAATGGCATACTGACAATCCCTGAGTTGATGGGCCAGACAGACTTGCCACTGCTCAGCAGGATGGGCCTTTTGCGCACTGAATAAATCGGAGACCCAGACCTGGGGGCGGTGCCCGGCCATCGTCTCATCAATCACGGCTTTCCCCCGGCTGGGGCGAATCACATGCAGGCACACCTGCTCATTTTGAAACACCCACTCCCACTGATTACGACCATTGAGGCGAGCACTCGTTTCATCGCTGCACACCAGACGGGCACGGCGCAGACGCTCGACAATTTGTGCCACTGGCGCGGCCAGTTGGGTTCGAACCCGCTGGAGCAGATTCGCAATTGCGCCTTCCGAGATTGTCACCCCGTACAGGTCTCCCATCAGTTGGCTCAGCCGTTGATAGCTCACCGCATGACCGTACCTCAGATACGTCAGTACACTGGCGATACTTTGACCAAAGGGCGAACCAGGCTCTAACCTGACTGGCACGGGAGCTTCATAGCTCTGCTGACAGCACGCACATTGCCCGCCGTAGCGTTCGACCCGAGTCACCTGGGGCCGAACCTGGGGTAATTCAATCCGTTCATACACCGCTTTGAGCTGTTGATGGGCACGCTCCACCTCGCTGCCACAATGAGGGCAACGGTTCACTCGTGTTACCACCACTTGGTCAGGTGATGCGCTCAGGTCTCGGCCACCTCCCGCTCGACCCACACTCGCCGTTCGCTCGCTTTGGCTTGGCTTAGAACCCTCTGAGTTAGGCTTAAATCCTTTCGCCGGTGGCAAACTCGAATTGCGCGACGTTTTCTTGGGGCGTTTGCCTTTAAGCCGCTCGACGTCTGCCTGCAACGCTTGCACCATCTGCCACAGCTCTCGAATTAGAGCATCTTTCTCCTTAGAACTGAGGCCTTCTAGTGGCGGCAGGTCTTTCATGCCAAAAGTTTATCACCCTCTCTCATTCACTGGCACCCGTCAACCTAGTTGAGCAATTACCATCAAGGAATTGTCGCGGTATGAAGGGGGGGTTACCGATCCCGGCACAGCCCGCCGAGAGGCTGCGCTTAACGACGAACACCGTGCTCGCTTTCCACACTTCCATCATGGGCATTCCGGCGATGGCGCAGGATGCTTCCTGGTCGATGGGTTTGACGGTGTCGTTGGCCCTACTGACCGCTCATTGTTGTCAAGTCGATTATTTCTGGTGGCTGCGTCGTCAAAATCAACCTGCAAAACCTGATCCAGACAATCTCCCTCCAGCGCATCTTTATCGCTGCTCCCGTCCCATAACCACAGTGCCGAAGCAGCCTTCCGCCAAATATTTCCACCCGAGGTTAGCCAAAGATTTCAATTTTTCTCCTTTGCTGTAGACGACGAACGGACAGGCTAGGCCATGGTGAAGTGCCGCCAATAGTTCCTAGACCGCCGAAAAGTTAGCGCCTAAGAGGTCAGAGAAGTTGAAGAAAAGAAAAAGATACAGAAGGATGGTGAGCAATTGAGACGGCACTGGTCTGTTAAGAGGAGATGCATGGAAACCCTCTCATACCGAGGAGTTCATGGGTGGATAGCGGGCGACTGTATAGGCCGATTGCCATCGTCGGAGTCGTCTGTTTCCCCAATCCCCAATGTGGTCTAACCCAATTGTGGATGATCCGTTGGACATCTAAGGCTCGCTGCAACCCGTCTTGCGTTTTAGCATAGAGGTTTTGACGCCGACGATAAGCGCTGCATCGCCGCCTTAAGGCCGCATTGTGAGCCTCGTTATGGTTGGCATGCACCTCGGCTAGCGGGCTAACGGCGGTGTAGGGATGCTCTGGTCTTACCCACACGATTCGCCGCAGGCCTTGAGACCCTTTCACTTTCATGGCTACTTCCAGGCCATACCGCCAGACTTTTCGGGTGCGATAGGCACTCGGAGAATTGCGTAGCACCAGATAGACACTGGCTAAGTCCCACAACGCTTTGGCGTAGCGCCACTCACCATCAGTGAACCACCGGATATAAGAGCACGCTTGCGCCCACTGCCAGGCCTGTTGAGTTCCCCGCTGAAACAGCAGTTCATCTTTGTGTCCTGCTATCGCTGACACCCAGTAGCGGCTCTGGCGCTCAATAAAGTGAATCGTCCATCCCTGAGAGCTAGCGGGGGGGACGGTTCTCGCCCACGCGAGTGTAGACTTCATCGCCTTCCAGCGTCACCGCTTGTTCGCCTGGGGCTGGGGGGGACCAGGTGTTAGCTTGACGGGCTAACCGCTCTTCCCAGCGCAAAATGGTGGAGTGCGACGTCCCAAACAGGCGACCTGTCGCTCGTACTCCCAGCCCTTCGCTGCGACCATTGAGGGCAGTCGCGACCACTGAACTGGGGGTTCGCAGGCGAGCCATCGGGGTGCCGGTTCGGTCGTTGAAGCACTTGCTACACCCTTTACACCGATAGCGCTGAAGCACAGTGCCATCTGAGAGCGATTCCCGACCATTCTTTACGACCTGTTGACTCTGGCAGTAAGGACAATCCATGAGACTGAAGTAGTTGCACTACAGTCATTTTACTCATCACCGTCTAGCAGACCAGTGCCAATTGAGACCGAGGGTTGGTTTTGTCGCCCCTTTAAGAGTATCCCAACTAAAAAAGCATCCACTTTCAGGGCACGAACTAGGCCCACCGGGGCAGTCGCGTTGAGATCTTGGACAAGTATTTAGTTGGAACACTCTAACGCTCTTCAATGACTCTAAGCAGAGGAAAGTTTTTGTGGATTTGTAATAGACGCACCTGGGAACAGATTCATGAGCCCTGTGAGCGTCTGAAATCCTTGTTCCAACTTGGGGATCGGAAAAATCTTTAGCCAAGGTTTCAACAGATTTGAACTCACCCAGGGCAACAGAATCAGGCGTAAGTTATTGAGCCAGTTCTTCCATCCATTCCCTGCGCCCCAGGCTGAATGATGGGTAAACGACAAGACTACACCTGAATCATCTTGTTCCGGTGGGATAGTTCCCTTAGGTCGCATCGGTGGTGTGTGTAACGTGACCATCAAATAAGCGCTCATGACAATCTCCCACCACTTTTCAATCGAGGTATAGTCGGTCACTCGAAAGTCAGCCCATCCGAGTTCGTTTTTGCTTTGCTTAAAGCCATATTCCACCCAGTTTCTCAGGCCATAAAGGTCTCCGACCTGTTTGTAAGACAGACCCTTAACCCAAGTCATAACCATCCAGGTTGAAGCCGACGGTAAAACGTCTCTGTCAGTCGTTAGTTGCCAGTAGCGCTGAGCGCGGCGTTTGCCATAAACGATCTCTCGAATAAAACGAGTTTCGCGTTTACCATCACTGAACTGCCGGTCATACTCGCGCCAGCGATTGGTCCTGACCCGTTGCTCCTTGGGCAATAGCACAGCATGGTTGGAGCGAATCGCAAGCACGTAGGGGAGTTCTAATTGATGCAGTGTCCTAACGAAACTACTCCCGCTTTCCCCATAGGCACTATCGGCAAGAACTAACTCAAACTTAAAGCCCAATTGACAGAGGTCTTGAACCATCGCTGCGGCGATGGCAGGTTTGGTGCGATGACACTCTCCCGCTTTTAATCGCTCTTTTGGCTTATAGATCTCAAAAGTCAAGGGAAAAGTGATGTTGTCAAGGACACCATAGGCATCAACTGAGACAATGCCGTTCTCTACTTTGCCCAAGTTGCCGATGTACTGCCGTTTAACATAGTCCGTGACATGTCCCTTCTTACGGTCTCCGGTTTCGTCAATCACTAGGACTAGCTTGCGGCCCGCCACGAGGGCAAGAATCAACTCAATGCGTCGCTGTCTCAGGTCTCTTGCCTGCCAGGGAGAGTTGACCAAGAACTGCTGCAATGATTGGGCATTGGGTAGGCCTGCAACCTTCGCAATAGTAGGTAGCGATTTCCGCTTTGCTTCCGAAATCATCCCCGCATGCAGATGCTTAAATGCTTCAAAGCTTCTTACTTCGACAAATAAGTCACGGTAACTTTCGCAATATTCGTCTACAAACCTCACAGTCGGTCTGGCCATACGGGGCGCTGTCATCACGTCTGCCTAGCTCTCAGCCCTTTTACCCTAAATTATCTACCGCCAGAGTCATTGAAGAGCGCTAAGTCTCCGCGATCGCCTCATTGGCTATCATCGGGGCAGCGGCAAACAACTGCTGCCACCACCGCTGCACCTCCAGCGATGAGGCCTCTAGCAGCGCATTCCCCTGGGCGATCGCCTCCGCATACTGGGCCTTGGCCTCATCCCCACAGCCACCCGCCTCCACATGGCGAACAACCGACTGCACAATCGGCAGTGCAATACCCACCCCAAACAGCGCATTGAATCCCAAAATCACCGCAGGAGCCGACAAAACCACCACAATCTCAGGGAACAGCGCCATCACCGCCACCAGAATGAGAAAAAAGATCGGCGTAGCAATGCCAGCGCTAACCGCTGCCGCCACGATTTTGTCGCGAAACTCATCCACCGTAATGTCGCCCCGGTAGAGGTCTAGGGTGTAGGCCAGCGCCGTCACCAGCGCCTGAGTCAGCACTGCCGTGCCCGTGGCCGTTAGACCCAGCCGTGCGATCGTCGCCGAGTTCTTCAGCACCGAATCCACGGCGTTGTAGAAGCGAATGTAGGTCTGTTCGCCCCCCGTCATCGTGGCCGCGCCGCGCCGAATATTGTCTGTGCCCAGCTCCCACACAATATTCTCAGCCCCATTGCCACCCCCCTTAGAGTGAGCGTGAATGTGGCTGCCATGCTTATCTGACAAAAAGACCCGAATATCGCGCTCGCTGGCCCCGAGTTTAGACGTACCCGGAATTTTGTCGAACAGCCCCATCATGTCGGCATCCGATCGCGGGGCATCGCCCAAACGGGTGCCCGCCCGTTGCAATCGCCGCGCCAAGGCAGGCATTTCCTGGGCCAGCGCTTGAGCCGTGCGGGGCAGGTCTTTAAGGGCATTGGCGGTGACCATGCCGGAGGTGCCTAGGGCTGCGATCGTCCCCTGCCACTCTTCTAGAGCCTTGCCCATCGCCTCCAGGCTTTGCTGAGATTGATGCTGCCCGGTCTTCTGTAGATCATGAAGGGTGGCTAGGCTAGTAACGGTCAGCGTTTGAGCGGTTTGCTGAGCGCCTTCGCCAACAGTTTTGACGTACCCAATCGCATTGTCTAACCCCTCAGCCCCTTGCTCAACAGTCTTTTGGGCAACCTGCTGGGCCTGCTGCAAGGCCTGTGCACTGGTAGTCGCTATCTCTTCGGTTGCCTGCTTGGTAACCGCAACGGCTTTATCAAGGTGGTTGCCGATGTGTTGCTTTTTCTCCGATGCCGCGTCTGCAAGCTGTTTAGCGTGATCCCAAAGGTTCATTGCGTTATTTCCCCAAGCGCAGGGGGCGAAAGAGTCGTGCTAGTCGAGATAGTTCCCTGCCACTAGATTGCCCTGGCAGATCGATGGGATATTGCTATTGCCAAGCCCTTTGCAGAGTCCTCACAAACAGGGAAAGAATGGTGCTACTTGAACGGTCATAGTTGTGTGATCGCCTCTACCTTCTCCTCCTCCGCTACATCGAGGTATCGCTGTAGCGCCGCCATCGATGACCACCCGCCCAAGTCTTGGATCGCCTTCAGCCGCACCCCTGCCTTATCAAGCCGGGTTGCCCAGTTGCGCCGGTTGCTGTGGGTGCTATAGCCGCGCAGGCCCAGGCGATCGCACCGCTCATTCTCCACATTGCCGCTGTGGCCCTTGACCCAACGGAACTCGACCTGGTGCTGTTCACAGAGGCTTAGGAGCTGCTGCCAGAGGTCAGCATTGACTGCTGAATGAGTCTTAGTTCGCATCCATCCTTTAGACCGCCAGCGCACTGCCCAGCCCTTCATGATGGCCTCGACGACATACTTGGAATCAGAGTAGACGGTCACAGCGCACTGATGCTTTAGTGCCTGGAGGCCAACGATCGCCGCCATCATCTCCATGCGGTTATTTGTTGTCAGCTGATAGCCACCCGATAGCTCTCTTTGGTGTTCACCATAGAGCAGCACTGTTCCATAGCCGCCGGGGCCAGGGTTGCCGATGCAGGCTCCATCGGTGTAGATGGTAACTGGTTTGAGAGGTTGGGCCATGATTATAGTTAGCAAACTTGAAATTTTATTTCATCAAATTCTTCGATTTCGACTATGGATGGTATCAATCATCATTCATGAATTTCAGGAATATCATCCGGTGTTAATTTAGTCTGAAGCTGAGGCGTGGTTTCTACATTAGTGTAGCTGTAGCCTTCGATTTCACTAAAGCTGTCAAGCAGTCTGCCCAAAGCTTGAGCATATCTGACAGCTTGTTCTTCAACTTGCCTTCTCTTTTTGCGATTGCTTACTCGTCGTGTTGAACCTGTACGACTGCCGTTAGGGCCTTCTAAGTCGATCCACTTAACCTCAACTACTGCAAAACGACCTGCCCCATCAGTGAACAGTAAATCACCTTTTCCTTGTTCCGCTCGACTAGGCTCAACTTCCCACTCATCATCAATAAGATAGGAATAGTCAGGTATAAAGCTAGCGCTATTGGTTACAAATTTTTGTTTCAGGTAGCGTTCATTATTTCTATCCCAATCTCGCCCCTTAAAATAAGCTCTAAGAACACTGTCACGGTGTTTTACTTCTATTTGATTCATCACTAACTATTTTGATTGCATCGAGAGTTTTGACTGTCTAGCTTGGGGTTCGATACTGTGATTGGTTTTACTGTCCAGTGCTTCACTTTTTCCTAACGCATTAACCACGGCAGCATTCCCTCCAGCCACCAAATGCAATTCATCTTGTGCCCTGGTCATGGCCACATACAGTTGCCTTCTCGCCAGCGATCGCACATCCAAAGCCTCAGCAAAACAATCCTCAAACTGCTCGACCCACAGCAGTAGCACCGCCTTGAATTCCAGGCCTAGTGCCGATAGCGTAGTGATCACTCTCACCCCTGGCTTACGGGCGCTGTAGTTGACCTTGGTTTCCTGATTCTCGGTGACCCAGTAGACCGGCAGGCCCAGGGCTTCTAGGCGCTTCAGCATGGAGTTAAACAGAGCCTTATCCTGATTCTTCCGGTAGAGGATGGCAATCTCTGAGGGGCTGTATCCCAGCATCACCAAGCGCTGCACCTGTTCCACTGCCACATCTACAGCCTTGGCTCTAGTGCCAGCTTGGTAGAGGGTTGGTCGTTGCCCCTGGCGCAGGGCGGCTTTAGGCTCAACGGTGGGGAATGTGGCATCGTCTGTGAGGTCTTGGTCAGTATTGCGTACCACCATCCAGGCGGCTTCTAGAATCTCGCGGGTGTTGCGGTAGTTCTGAGCCAGCTTCATCGTGCGGCCCTGGGCCTTGATGCCGACAGATTTCCAGGTGAACTTAGCCCGATTGTAGAGGCTTTGGTTGCCATCGGAAACCACCACTAGATCGCCATTCTCTGGGTCTTTGAGACCAGCAGCGCAGCACTCAAACCATTCGCGGGTGAAGGTGTGGGCCTCATCTACCAAAATGGAGTCCCAATGTTGTTCTGGGGGGAGCTGCTGGAGGGCGGCTAAAACGTGCTGACCAAGGATTTCATCGTAGTTGTCCTGGTTATTGAAGCGAGGCAGTCGGCCCAGGATTGACTTGGCCCAGTCGTGGAAGTGCATGACCTCAATGCGGTCTTGGTACTGGGGGTTCATCGTGTCGCCATGGAGGAGCGACCTGAGGTGGGCGGCCAGCGTGATGTTGAAACACAGGATCAAGATGCGCTGGTCGAGTAGGCGGTTGGCCAGCACTTTGGCACGAGCCAGAAGGATCAGGGTTTTGCCAGAACCAGCCACTCCAGAGATAAGCCGGTGGCCATCCTTCATATTGCGGGCCAGCCGCTCTTGGTCGAGGTCGAGGGGCACAACGGCGGTACTGCCTTCGGGCAGGGTCACACCAGCAGGCACGCTCTGGGGGCCAGCAGGCTTAGTTTTAATAACGGTTTCGGGGTGCAGACAGCCCTTGATCGTATTCACCTGGTCTAGCGTCAACGCTGGGAAGTCGAAATAGACCTTGAACATATCCCGCAGCCGCTGTACCAGCATCTCGTGGCTGTAGTTCTCCCACTCCAGTAGTTCATCCCGGTAGGCGACCTGGGGCTGCTGAAGGAAGTTGTAGATGTGTTCCTCATGAGCCTGGGGTTCGGTGATGTTGCTCATCACAGCAGCGGTGCCCACGGGGAAGACGAGCTTGCCCTCATAGTTGCCGTCTGGGTTGCGGAGGATAGGGTAGCCCTTGAAGCGCTCAGCAGCGGTGCAGAAGTAACCGTGGGCCTGGCGAAGGGGTGATTGGTGGCTCTCGATGCCCTGCCTACCCTTGACCCTAAAGAATTGCTCCCCTGCCTCAATGACGTTGCCAGCGAACCACCCCTTGACCTCAATAATCAGCAGGCCAAAGGTGGGGCTAAGGATGGTGAAGTCGGGGTAGAGGTTGCCTTGTAGGCGGGGCTCATACCAAACAGTGAAATCCTCTGACAGCTTGGTTTTTAGGACGTTGAATAGCGCCTTTTCGCCCTCGCTGGACTTGGATGGGATGGATTCGGGAATGGTGAGAGCCATAGATGCTGGGATGGGCCGGTGTAATTAGTTATCCCCAGAACAGAGGCAAAGCTTAGCAGGCACACCGTAAACACACCAAAAAGCCTGTTAAGTTAAACCTCGGGTAATGGCAGTCGCAACCAAATAGGAAGATGATCGCTCACCTCATGCTCAAATTTTCTAAAGAAGTCTTTCTTGTCTTGGTTAGTTAAGCTCTCGATAGGCGGAACCTCAAGGGCTTCACGAAAGAGTTCAACAAAATTCACGACACCATAATCTGGGCCTTGGGGTGGTTCAGGCCCCATCTCTGGGTTTTTATCATAGGAGGGAAGACGCGGATCATGGCTGAACAGGCCAATGTGGTCGAATGTCTCACTCAAACGTGCATTGGTACGGAATGGTTCAGTGAAGCCTTTGTGTATATCCAAAAAGGGAAAGTTTACGTTGATACCGCTGCCAGCGGCCTGCATATTTTGATTAAAGGTCTTAATGTGTCTCTCAATGCGAGGTCGATCTCTCGCTGGATTGCTGAAGCATAAATTGAGGTCGCCCATGAGGATAAAATTTGGGAAACTTGTATTGTCTTTCTCCTGTACCCCACCTAGAATCCACTCCATTAGGGCATCAAATTCTTGACGGCGATCTTCAACGGAATTGCCAAAATAAAGATGAGCATTGACCGCCATAATTTGATAGGGCTTTGTTTCGGGGTGCCCGACTATCTCAAAGCTGGCACTGAAGGGCTGACGAATAAAGTTCAAAAAGACTGGAATCTGAACCTTTGGGGCTTTCGGCTCAGGGCCAGTAGGGTTTTCCTGCCATGCATCGCGGGCCTGAAGATACTTGACGTAAGGCGTAGCTGTTTCTACCAGCACTTTGTAGTTGTCAACAATAGTCTTGAGAACCTTTGTGCGGTCATAGGAAATATCAGAAATGATGTTGCCTAGGTGAATGAGGTTTCGGTTATAGATAAATCCCAAACGTTCACCTAGTCCTTGCTCACCAGGGAATTGCCCAGTTTTATCGGAAACAACAGACCTATACTCAGGCCCCATAAGGCTCACCAACTTCTCAAAGCCCTCCAGGTCACCCATAATCTCTTGAACGGATAGCAAATCAAAGTGTTTACAAATGTGGGCGAGGAAGTCCCAGGTGTTTGTACTTCGACTGCTGGCCTTGCCTAATTTACGAATATTGAAAGACCCTAGTACAGCAGAGCCATAGGTACGCCGAGGAATGCCATACTTATAGGGATCGCTTGCCAAAATAGCATTAACCTTTGACCATTCATCAGCAGTTAAATCAGCCATTGGTTAGACCTTGAGAATAGTCCTATGGTTTAAGGATAGTGGCTTTGGCAGGATTAGGATTAGAGCTACCTGTATTTAACTAATGTTTGTTAATTAAACTTCTACAATTTTTTCCCTGCTGCCACTTCAGCGACTACCATCTTGCCCTCTAAAGACTTCAAAATGGCTCTGGTCGATTCCTGATACAGATCGGCCAATCTAGCGATCGCCCCCCTCTAGAGAAGTTATTAGCTGAGGCGGAGTTACCCAAGCAGAGGTTTCTTTCTCTGGCCGGTTCAAAGGGCACATCATGGGCCTGTGACAAGGCTCTGCGGGAAACGTTGGACTACCTGGGCATTCGGGGCGTATCTACCCATAGCTTCCGGCGATCGCTGCTGACAATGATGCATTTTGAGAAAGGATACTCACTGCAACCGACATTCCGCAGGTTGACGAAATGGATATTTAGGGCAGTTAGGGTAAGCTCAGGGCACGCATTGGGATCGCGCGTTGAAGATAGAGAACCTGGATCACTTAGGCTTAGTCGCCGCGCTTGTGGATGAGATCGGGATGGTAGACCTCGCCGACGAGCTGCTCGGCAAGCATAGCTTGAACCACATCAGCCCAGGGCAAGTGCTGAAAGCGATGATTCTCAATGGGTTGGGGTTTGTCAGCGCGCCGTTGTACCTATTCAGCGAGTTTTTCGAAGGCAAACCCGTAGAGCACCTGTTGGGGCCTGGCATCACAGCGGCGCATCTCAACGATGACCGCCTGGGGCGAGTGTTGGATCGCCTGTTTGAGTACGGCACGACGCTGTTTTTTCTGAAGGTGGCGATGCAGGTGGTTCAGCGCTTTGGGGTCAGCGTTAGTCAGGGGCACCTGGACTCAACCTCCTTTGCTCTCGACGGCGAGTACCCGTCTGCGAACGGGTCTAACGTAGCGTCAGAGACCGATTCCGAGGCCCCCCAGGCGATTGAGATTTGTCGGGGGTATTCGAGAGACCATCGCCCCGACTTGAAGCAGTTTTTGGTCAATTTGATTTGTACGGCCGACGGTGGCATTCCGGTGTGGTTTAAGGTCGGCAGCGGTAATGAGACTGACAGTCAGACCTTTGCGGGGCTGATGGCAGCGTTTGCTGAGCAATGGGAGACGCCTGCGCTGATGGTGGCTGATGCAGCGTTTTATAGCGAACCTAACCTCCAGGCAGTAGGGAGTTTGCCGTGGTTGAGCCGGGTGCCTGTGACCCTCAAGGCTGCTCAAACCCTGGTCGATAGTAGCGTTGACTCCTTGACGGAGATGCCCTGTGAGCTGGAGGGCTATCGGCTATGGGAGCAACGGCAGACCTACGGCGGGGTGGAGCAGCGCTGGATTCTGGTGGAAAGCCCACACCGTCGTGAGTCGGACGATTGGCTAAAGCCCCTCGAAAAGGAGAAAAAGGGGCTGCAATGGCAGTTGCAACAGCTGTGCAGCCAGACCTTTGCCTGTAAGCCCGATGCCATGGAGGCGCTGATGCGCTTTCAGGACACCCTCACCGGCTACAAGCTCACTCAAGTCGCGCTGGTGCCGGTTGCCGCCAAGCACCCCCCCGGCCGGCCCAAGCGCGCTAACCCGTCAGAGCCAGCCACGATAGGGTATCAGTGGCAAGCGACCCTGGAGCGCACGGCTGAGTACGAGGCCCAGTGCCAACAGCGCCATCGTCGTTTCATCCTGGCGACCAATGTCCTCGACGCGCAGGCCTATCCTGCCGACCTGCTGCTGCGCGAGTACAAGGAGCAGCAGCAGGTCGAGCGCGGCTTTCGTTTCCTCAAAGACCCCCTCTTCTTCACCAGTAGTGTCTTTGTCAAAAAGCCCCAACGGGTCGA
Above is a genomic segment from Nodosilinea sp. E11 containing:
- the tnpC gene encoding IS66 family transposase, encoding MKDLPPLEGLSSKEKDALIRELWQMVQALQADVERLKGKRPKKTSRNSSLPPAKGFKPNSEGSKPSQSERTASVGRAGGGRDLSASPDQVVVTRVNRCPHCGSEVERAHQQLKAVYERIELPQVRPQVTRVERYGGQCACCQQSYEAPVPVRLEPGSPFGQSIASVLTYLRYGHAVSYQRLSQLMGDLYGVTISEGAIANLLQRVRTQLAAPVAQIVERLRRARLVCSDETSARLNGRNQWEWVFQNEQVCLHVIRPSRGKAVIDETMAGHRPQVWVSDLFSAQKAHPAEQWQVCLAHQLRDCQYAIDAGDDLFAPRMKRLLLRAIAVNRRRHQLAESTLQQYRSRLRGSLREILNLKPKSLEGQQLLKRYVKIREHLLLFLDDETVPPTNNASEQALRWSVVFRKVTHGFRSDWGAELFAQVRSLVNTARRQGMSAFEAISRALTSNQADWLLS
- a CDS encoding IS1 family transposase (programmed frameshift) — translated: MDCPYCQSQQVVKNGRESLSDGTVLQRYRCKGCSKCFNDRTGTPMARLRTPSSVVATALNGRSEGLGVRATGRLFGTSHSTILRWEERLARQANTWSPPAPGEQAVTLEGDEVYTRVGENVPPASSQGWTIHFIERQSRYWVSAIAGHKDELLFQRGTQQAWQWAQACSYIRWFTDGEWRYAKALWDLASVYLVLRNSPSAYRTRKVWRYGLEVAMKVKGSQGLRRIVWVRPEHPYTAVSPLAEVHANHNEAHNAALRRRCSAYRRRQNLYAKTQDGLQRALDVQRIIHNWVRPHWGLGKQTTPTMAIGLYSRPLSTHELLGMRGFPCISS
- a CDS encoding tyrosine-type recombinase/integrase, which produces MGLRGYSTHSNRRNWATRLDKAGVRLKAIQDLGGWSSMAALQRYLDVAEEEKVEAITQL
- a CDS encoding IS701 family transposase; the encoded protein is MTAPRMARPTVRFVDEYCESYRDLFVEVRSFEAFKHLHAGMISEAKRKSLPTIAKVAGLPNAQSLQQFLVNSPWQARDLRQRRIELILALVAGRKLVLVIDETGDRKKGHVTDYVKRQYIGNLGKVENGIVSVDAYGVLDNITFPLTFEIYKPKERLKAGECHRTKPAIAAAMVQDLCQLGFKFELVLADSAYGESGSSFVRTLHQLELPYVLAIRSNHAVLLPKEQRVRTNRWREYDRQFSDGKRETRFIREIVYGKRRAQRYWQLTTDRDVLPSASTWMVMTWVKGLSYKQVGDLYGLRNWVEYGFKQSKNELGWADFRVTDYTSIEKWWEIVMSAYLMVTLHTPPMRPKGTIPPEQDDSGVVLSFTHHSAWGAGNGWKNWLNNLRLILLPWVSSNLLKPWLKIFPIPKLEQGFQTLTGLMNLFPGASITNPQKLSSA
- a CDS encoding DEAD/DEAH box helicase codes for the protein MALTIPESIPSKSSEGEKALFNVLKTKLSEDFTVWYEPRLQGNLYPDFTILSPTFGLLIIEVKGWFAGNVIEAGEQFFRVKGRQGIESHQSPLRQAHGYFCTAAERFKGYPILRNPDGNYEGKLVFPVGTAAVMSNITEPQAHEEHIYNFLQQPQVAYRDELLEWENYSHEMLVQRLRDMFKVYFDFPALTLDQVNTIKGCLHPETVIKTKPAGPQSVPAGVTLPEGSTAVVPLDLDQERLARNMKDGHRLISGVAGSGKTLILLARAKVLANRLLDQRILILCFNITLAAHLRSLLHGDTMNPQYQDRIEVMHFHDWAKSILGRLPRFNNQDNYDEILGQHVLAALQQLPPEQHWDSILVDEAHTFTREWFECCAAGLKDPENGDLVVVSDGNQSLYNRAKFTWKSVGIKAQGRTMKLAQNYRNTREILEAAWMVVRNTDQDLTDDATFPTVEPKAALRQGQRPTLYQAGTRAKAVDVAVEQVQRLVMLGYSPSEIAILYRKNQDKALFNSMLKRLEALGLPVYWVTENQETKVNYSARKPGVRVITTLSALGLEFKAVLLLWVEQFEDCFAEALDVRSLARRQLYVAMTRAQDELHLVAGGNAAVVNALGKSEALDSKTNHSIEPQARQSKLSMQSK